DNA from Dietzia lutea:
TGAGCCCCTCCTCGACGGACAGTCGGCGCAGAGTCGCGAAGATCTGGGCGACGATGCGCGGCGCGAGCCCGAGCGATGGTTCGTCGAGCAGGAGCATCTTCGGGGTGGCCATCAGGGCGCGTCCGATGACGAGCATCTGTCGCTCGCCTCCGGAGAGGACGAGCGCCTGGGCGTCTCTGCGCTCGCTCAGCACGGGGAACATCTGGTAGATGCGCTCGATGTCCGCGGGCTTCGACCGGTCAGCACGTCCCATCCCGCCCAGCCGGAGGTTCTCGTCGACGGTCAGTTCCGTGATGACACCGCGGCCCTCGGGAACCTGTGAGAGCCCACGCGGGGGCATGGCTTCGACCGGAAGCCTCGTGATGTCCTCTCCGTCCAGGGTGATCCGTCCGGATCGGGCGCGCACGAGCCCGGAGATGGTGCGCAGAAGCGTCGTCTTGCCGGCGCCGTTGGCGCCGAGCACGGCGGTGATCCGGCCGCTCTCGGCGGTGAAGCCGACATCCCGCAGGGCGGTCGCGGGGCCGTAATCGACGGTCAGGTCCTCGATGGTCAGCACTGATCACTCACCGTCCTCGGGGGAGGATGCGGCTGTTCCCTCGTCCCCGACCGTCTCGCCCAGGTAGGCGGCGACGACGGCCGGGTCGTTCTGGACCTCCGCCGGGGTGCCGCGGGCGATCCGGCGGCCGAAGTCGAGCACGACGATCTCGTCGCACACGGCCATCACGAGGTCCATGTGGTGCTCGACGAGCATCACGGCCATCCGGTCGCTGAGGGCGCGGATGAGGTCGCCCAGCTCGTCCATCTCCGCATTGGACAACCCGGAGGCCGGTTCGTCGAGCAGCAGCAACTCCGGTTCGACCGCGACCGCGCGGGCTAGGGCGACGCGCTTACAGATGGCATAGGGAAGCGACGGCGGAAGCCGGTCGGCGTGGGCGTCGATCCCCAGTTCCTCGAGAATGCTCATGGCCCGTTCGCGCAGGGCCAGTTCCTCGCGGCTGCTGCGGCCGACGCCGAGCAGTCCCGCGAAGAACCCGGACCGGGCGTGCCGGTCCAGCCCGACCATGACGTTCTCGAGCACGGTGATGTTCTCGAACAGGCCCAGGCCCTGCAGTGTGCGGGAGATACCGAGCCCTGCCAATTGATGTGGGCGGAGGCGGGCGAGCCGCTCCCCCTTCCAGGACAGCGATCCCTCCTGCGGCTGGATGAAGCCGCAGGCGACGTTGAACAGGGTGGTCTTGCCGGCGCCGTTGGGGCCGATGACGCCCTGCACTGTCCGGGGTCGCACGTCGAGCGAGACGCCGCTGAGGGCGCGGATCCCGCCGAAGCGCACGTCGATGTCGCTCATGCTGAAGAGCGAGTCATGGGTTGCGGTCCGGGGGATGTCCGGTTCGACGATTCTGGCGGTGTTCAATCGGCACTCCTGGTCGTTTGTGGTTCGTCCGGGGGCCCGCCCGAGCGCTCGTTTCTCGACGGCGGTAGGGACGCCGCGCCCAGTATGTGTTGCAGATCACACGGGCGCTATGGGCGCCGAGCACAAATCTGGTTGAGCACCCGGTGCGCGAGCGGCCCAAAAGGGGGTCTCTCCTGTGCGCCGCGTGAGATTCTGGAGAAATGGACGGGATGACGACGGACGCTCTCGCCGAGTCGGGACGCGAGGATCGACTCAAGGCGGCGTGGGCCGAGATGTTGGAGGATTCCGACCGCATCGCGGACGAGATCTCCGCCACGATGGTCGCCAAGGACTCGGTCTCCGGTTGGTCGACCCCGGAGTTGCGGGCCGTGCTGCGGCGTAGCATCCGCGAGCACGTCCGGCGGGGACTGAAGCGGCTCGGCGGCCAGGTCGACGACGCGGGGCGCGAGGTCAGGGTGGCCGACGTGTGGCGGGCGACAGGCATTGAGCGGGCGCGCCAGGGCGTACCCCTGGAGGCGGTGCTGTCCGCGTACACCACCGGAAACCTGGCCCTGTGGGAGGCCATGACTGAGCGTGTGCGGGAGGGTCGGGCCGACGTCTCCACCGAGGAGCTGTTGGCCGCAGGCCGCCGGCTGTGGCGGGACCTCGGGATCCAGAGCGAGGTGATGAGCGAGGCCTACCGCCGTGAGGTCGCCAGGCAGGAGTTGCGGGACCTGCGTCGGCAGGAGAACTACCTCGCCGGCCTGCTCGAAGGCCGGGCCTCGAGTCCGGAGTTCGCCACCCAGGCCGAGGAGATACTGGGCATCCGTCCCAACGTTCCCCTCGCGTGCGTCGTCGCGATCCTGGAGGACACGCGCAGCGAACCCCTGCGCCACCCCGAGGACCGCGTCGAGCGGATGGGCGGGACCTCCCGGTGGGGCGTGCGCGACGGCGCCCTCTACGGCGTGGTCACTCTCCAGGGCGTCGACGAGGCGTGGCTGACTGATGTGCTCCGCCCGGCGGTCGCAGGCCGAGTCGGCGTGGCCCTGGCACGCCACGGTATGGCGGGGACCGCCGCCGCGTTCCGGCTCGCCGCACGCGCCGCGGCCACGCTCTCGGCAGGCGAGCAGCGTCTCGTGTGGGCCTCGGCCCGGCTGCCGGAGCTTCTGCTCGAGACGAGCCCCGAGGTCGGGGCGATGATCGAGGAACAGGTGCTCGGCCCGGTACTGGCGTTGCCGGATCACCAGCGCACGACGCTGCTGGAGACCCTCCGGGCGTTGCTGCGCCACGGCGGCTCGGCCACGTCCGCGGCCGGGGAGCTGTTCTGCCACCGCAACACCGTGATGTATCGCAGCCGTCAGCTGGTGGGGCTGACCGGCTGCGACCTGCAGGAGCCGCGCGGCAGGCTGTTGCTCGAGCTCGCGATCATCGCCCATGACCTCGCCGTGGCCTCCGGCAGGGGTGGGGCCTGACGCCCGGTGCGCTGCCGGGGATCCCGGTTCACCGGCAGCGCACGACGAGTTCAGTGGGCGAGCCGGGCCCGCAACTCCCGCTTGAGGATCTTCTGGGAAGGCCCCATC
Protein-coding regions in this window:
- a CDS encoding helix-turn-helix domain-containing protein; amino-acid sequence: MTTDALAESGREDRLKAAWAEMLEDSDRIADEISATMVAKDSVSGWSTPELRAVLRRSIREHVRRGLKRLGGQVDDAGREVRVADVWRATGIERARQGVPLEAVLSAYTTGNLALWEAMTERVREGRADVSTEELLAAGRRLWRDLGIQSEVMSEAYRREVARQELRDLRRQENYLAGLLEGRASSPEFATQAEEILGIRPNVPLACVVAILEDTRSEPLRHPEDRVERMGGTSRWGVRDGALYGVVTLQGVDEAWLTDVLRPAVAGRVGVALARHGMAGTAAAFRLAARAAATLSAGEQRLVWASARLPELLLETSPEVGAMIEEQVLGPVLALPDHQRTTLLETLRALLRHGGSATSAAGELFCHRNTVMYRSRQLVGLTGCDLQEPRGRLLLELAIIAHDLAVASGRGGA
- a CDS encoding ABC transporter ATP-binding protein: MLTIEDLTVDYGPATALRDVGFTAESGRITAVLGANGAGKTTLLRTISGLVRARSGRITLDGEDITRLPVEAMPPRGLSQVPEGRGVITELTVDENLRLGGMGRADRSKPADIERIYQMFPVLSERRDAQALVLSGGERQMLVIGRALMATPKMLLLDEPSLGLAPRIVAQIFATLRRLSVEEGLTVLLVEQNARSALSIADHGVVLNLGSVVVQDDASALAADSTLRHAYLGF
- a CDS encoding ABC transporter ATP-binding protein, which encodes MNTARIVEPDIPRTATHDSLFSMSDIDVRFGGIRALSGVSLDVRPRTVQGVIGPNGAGKTTLFNVACGFIQPQEGSLSWKGERLARLRPHQLAGLGISRTLQGLGLFENITVLENVMVGLDRHARSGFFAGLLGVGRSSREELALRERAMSILEELGIDAHADRLPPSLPYAICKRVALARAVAVEPELLLLDEPASGLSNAEMDELGDLIRALSDRMAVMLVEHHMDLVMAVCDEIVVLDFGRRIARGTPAEVQNDPAVVAAYLGETVGDEGTAASSPEDGE